The Erythrobacter aurantius genome includes a window with the following:
- a CDS encoding type III secretion system chaperone family protein, translating to MMPRETEYAAEEDAAPVEMLAALFKARGWECEIVSDEEMVGEVQGSWAKYQLRAIWRSEDNVLQFLCLPDIRVTQEKKQSAFELLSLVNEQMWLGHFDIWSNGDVLLYRHGVLLGDEGMLSIQQAQALVETAIDECDRFYPAFQFVLWGDKTPRAALEAAMVDALGEA from the coding sequence ATGATGCCGCGCGAAACCGAATATGCCGCCGAAGAGGACGCAGCTCCTGTCGAGATGCTGGCCGCGTTGTTCAAAGCGCGCGGCTGGGAGTGCGAGATCGTCTCCGACGAGGAAATGGTGGGCGAGGTGCAGGGCAGCTGGGCCAAATACCAGCTGCGGGCGATCTGGCGCAGCGAAGACAATGTCCTGCAATTTCTCTGCCTGCCCGACATCCGCGTGACGCAGGAAAAGAAGCAAAGTGCATTCGAGCTGTTGAGCCTCGTCAATGAACAGATGTGGCTCGGCCATTTCGACATCTGGTCGAACGGCGATGTGCTGCTGTATCGCCACGGCGTGCTGCTGGGCGATGAGGGCATGCTTTCGATCCAGCAGGCTCAGGCTCTGGTGGAGACCGCGATCGACGAATGCGACCGGTTCTATCCGGCGTTCCAGTTCGTGCTGTGGGGCGATAAGACCCCGCGCGCCGCGTTGGAGGCGGCGATGGTGGATGCATTGGGCGAAGCCTGA
- the proC gene encoding pyrroline-5-carboxylate reductase, with translation MHRQLLIIGCGNMGGAMLAGWLAAGMDPARFAVLDPALETAPEGVALYRSVAEAEAASEHDAVMLGFKPQQLGQLAPGIQSVCGDGIAVTSLLAGITLAQLRASFPNASAHVRVMPNLAARIKKSPVILMEAGLDDAGRSAAFALFDALGTAVWLEDESRFDLVTALAGSGPGFVYRFIDALARAGADLGLDREQADALALAMVEGAASLAAASDFSPGELADRVASPGGMTREGLNVLDEGGALVELLTRTLAATRDRGAELSKGDS, from the coding sequence ATGCACAGACAGCTTCTGATTATCGGATGCGGAAACATGGGCGGCGCGATGCTGGCAGGATGGCTTGCCGCCGGCATGGACCCTGCCCGTTTTGCCGTGCTCGATCCGGCGCTTGAGACAGCGCCCGAAGGCGTTGCGCTTTATCGCTCTGTTGCCGAGGCCGAAGCGGCTAGTGAGCATGATGCGGTGATGCTGGGGTTCAAACCGCAGCAACTCGGACAACTCGCCCCCGGAATACAGTCGGTTTGCGGCGATGGCATTGCGGTTACTTCCTTGCTCGCAGGGATCACGCTGGCGCAGTTGCGGGCTTCCTTTCCGAACGCCTCGGCCCACGTCCGCGTAATGCCGAACCTTGCCGCACGCATAAAAAAATCGCCGGTGATCCTGATGGAAGCCGGCCTTGATGATGCCGGGCGGAGCGCCGCGTTCGCCCTGTTCGATGCGCTCGGCACGGCGGTATGGCTCGAAGATGAAAGCCGGTTCGATCTGGTTACTGCCCTCGCCGGGTCAGGGCCGGGTTTCGTCTATCGCTTTATCGATGCGCTCGCGCGCGCCGGGGCCGATCTGGGGCTGGACCGGGAGCAAGCCGATGCGCTGGCGCTGGCCATGGTCGAAGGGGCAGCATCGCTGGCAGCGGCATCCGATTTTTCGCCCGGCGAGCTGGCGGATCGGGTGGCAAGTCCGGGCGGAATGACCCGCGAAGGGTTGAATGTGCTGGATGAGGGCGGAGCGCTGGTGGAACTTCTCACCCGCACGCTTGCGGCGACAAGGGATCGCGGCGCGGAATTGTCCAAGGGCGATAGTTGA
- a CDS encoding Bax inhibitor-1/YccA family protein: protein MSDWNDTQRSGQAFGSVPRAGGDVAGRATYDEGLRSYMLLIYNYMASGVLLTGIVALSAAMTGIAYALASGPLMWIVALAPLGFILAMNFGLHKMSQGTLQVLFWSFAVVMGLSLSTIFLVFTGESIAVTFFATAGAFAGLSLYGYTTKKDLSGFGTFLIMGVIGLLIASVVNIFLQSEAMAFVISAIGVLVFAGLTAYDTQRLKNDYQYLRGTEFMGKAVIMGATSLYLDFVNMFMFLLNFLGSRE, encoded by the coding sequence ATGTCTGATTGGAATGACACTCAGCGTAGCGGACAGGCTTTCGGCTCCGTACCCCGGGCCGGCGGTGATGTTGCAGGGCGCGCCACCTATGACGAGGGCCTGCGTTCGTACATGCTCTTGATCTACAATTACATGGCATCGGGCGTGCTGCTGACCGGCATCGTGGCCCTTTCCGCGGCAATGACAGGCATCGCCTATGCGCTGGCAAGCGGCCCGCTCATGTGGATCGTCGCACTCGCACCGCTGGGCTTCATCCTCGCGATGAATTTCGGCCTGCACAAGATGAGCCAGGGCACGCTTCAGGTGCTGTTCTGGTCGTTCGCGGTCGTCATGGGCCTCTCGCTTTCGACGATTTTCCTCGTGTTCACCGGTGAATCGATCGCGGTGACGTTCTTTGCGACGGCGGGAGCTTTCGCCGGACTCTCGCTCTACGGTTACACCACCAAGAAGGACTTGTCGGGCTTCGGCACGTTCCTGATCATGGGTGTGATCGGCCTGCTTATCGCCAGCGTGGTCAACATCTTCCTGCAGTCGGAAGCCATGGCCTTCGTGATCAGCGCAATCGGCGTGCTCGTTTTCGCAGGCCTTACCGCCTACGACACGCAGCGCCTGAAGAACGATTACCAGTATCTGCGCGGGACCGAATTCATGGGCAAGGCCGTGATCATGGGCGCTACCAGCCTGTATCTCGACTTCGTCAACATGTTCATGTTCCTGCTGAACTTCCTGGGTAGCCGCGAATAA
- a CDS encoding TonB-dependent receptor plug domain-containing protein: protein MKSKILCGAALLALGWNAPALAQERAAGVCYVTGDGEPYEEMLLCYPGDVIIVPGSRAGDVSLGNFTGSATIVSPEQIEQRQIRDIADVLRDVPGVAVSSVAGQTQLRLRGSEANHVLVLVDGIEVSDPFAGEFDIGALQAEIGSRVEVLRGPQSALYGTDSIGGVIAYESGAFSGFGGRIEAGTNDTLNGAMRWGMDKGGVRASLSGTIVSTDGEPNARGGWRDIGRDSYTLAGKLAADVTDTLTLRAVARYVLTKGEFNDQDFDPTSPTFGFVVDSPDTRFENEAIYALVGARLKTLEGRWTHDLSVQIADITRDTFGPFGPSNSSEGDRVKASYVSAFRLADEHTLTFAADWERERFRNTTPGGFAFNGRRQIENTGLVGEYRYDGERFDFSAALRHDFNDRFADETTFRIGAGYRVTDTTRVRASAGSGIKNPGFFELFGFVDGRFIGNADLQPEKSTSWEIGLDQDLGDAARLSVTYFNAELEDEIFTTFPPPTFTATPANAATKSKQQGVELALSASLSPQWSVNAAYSYVDAEENGLAEVRRPESIASAALTWTHPQDKASATLVVRHNGEAVDLAFTEPSFVPVRAVLDDYTLVNLNARVKLAEGINGFGRIENLLDERYEQVFSFVSPGRTAVIGIEARF, encoded by the coding sequence ATGAAGTCGAAAATACTGTGCGGAGCCGCGCTGCTGGCTCTGGGATGGAACGCACCTGCCTTGGCGCAGGAGCGGGCCGCGGGTGTTTGCTATGTCACTGGTGATGGCGAACCCTATGAGGAAATGCTGCTGTGCTATCCGGGTGACGTGATCATTGTGCCGGGTAGCCGGGCCGGCGATGTAAGCCTTGGCAATTTCACTGGCTCTGCCACCATTGTTTCTCCCGAACAGATCGAACAGCGCCAGATACGCGACATCGCCGATGTGCTGCGCGATGTGCCGGGGGTGGCTGTCTCCAGCGTAGCCGGGCAGACGCAGCTGCGCCTGCGCGGGTCGGAGGCGAACCATGTCCTTGTGCTGGTCGACGGAATCGAAGTGTCCGATCCGTTCGCGGGCGAATTCGATATTGGCGCGCTTCAGGCTGAAATCGGATCACGGGTCGAAGTGCTGCGCGGGCCGCAATCCGCGCTCTACGGCACGGATTCGATCGGCGGCGTCATCGCCTATGAAAGCGGCGCTTTCTCAGGCTTCGGCGGCAGGATCGAAGCGGGAACCAATGACACACTCAACGGCGCCATGCGCTGGGGCATGGACAAAGGAGGCGTACGCGCCTCGCTTTCGGGCACCATCGTCAGCACCGATGGCGAACCGAATGCACGGGGCGGCTGGCGGGACATCGGGCGCGACAGCTACACGCTTGCAGGCAAGCTGGCAGCGGATGTCACAGACACGCTCACCCTGCGCGCGGTTGCTAGGTACGTTCTCACCAAAGGGGAGTTCAACGATCAGGATTTTGATCCGACCAGCCCGACATTCGGCTTCGTAGTCGACAGTCCCGACACCAGGTTCGAGAACGAGGCGATCTATGCGCTTGTCGGGGCTCGGCTGAAGACGCTGGAAGGGCGCTGGACCCATGATCTGTCCGTCCAGATAGCAGACATCACTCGCGACACCTTCGGCCCTTTCGGCCCCAGCAATTCATCGGAGGGCGACAGGGTGAAAGCTTCCTATGTCAGCGCCTTCCGACTGGCTGACGAGCACACGCTGACATTTGCGGCCGATTGGGAGCGCGAGCGGTTCCGCAACACCACGCCGGGCGGCTTCGCCTTCAACGGGCGTCGCCAGATCGAGAACACCGGGCTGGTGGGCGAGTACCGCTATGACGGGGAGCGTTTCGATTTTTCGGCGGCCTTGCGCCACGATTTCAACGATCGTTTTGCTGACGAAACCACGTTCCGCATCGGCGCAGGATACCGGGTGACGGATACCACCCGTGTCCGCGCCAGCGCGGGGTCGGGGATCAAGAACCCCGGCTTTTTCGAGCTGTTCGGCTTCGTCGATGGGCGCTTCATCGGCAATGCCGATTTGCAGCCGGAGAAATCGACCAGTTGGGAAATCGGCCTGGACCAGGACCTCGGCGATGCCGCGCGGCTTTCGGTGACCTATTTCAACGCCGAGCTTGAGGATGAGATCTTCACCACCTTCCCACCTCCGACATTCACTGCCACCCCGGCTAATGCCGCCACGAAGAGCAAGCAGCAGGGCGTCGAATTGGCATTGTCGGCCAGTCTCAGCCCGCAGTGGAGCGTGAATGCCGCCTACAGCTATGTCGATGCCGAGGAAAACGGCCTTGCCGAAGTGCGCCGCCCGGAAAGCATCGCCAGCGCCGCGCTGACATGGACGCATCCGCAGGACAAGGCATCGGCAACCCTCGTGGTGCGCCACAATGGCGAAGCTGTCGATCTCGCCTTCACCGAACCCAGCTTCGTTCCGGTGCGGGCCGTGCTCGACGATTACACGCTGGTAAACCTCAATGCGCGGGTGAAGCTGGCAGAGGGGATCAACGGTTTCGGCCGGATCGAAAACCTGCTGGATGAACGCTACGAGCAAGTCTTCAGCTTCGTATCGCCGGGCCGCACGGCGGTGATCGGGATCGAGGCACGTTTTTGA
- the obgE gene encoding GTPase ObgE, with amino-acid sequence MHFLDQAKIYLKSGAGGPGAVSFRREKYVEYGGPDGGNGGRGGDIVFEAVAGLNTLIDFRYTQHFKAARGGHGMGKDRTGASAKPLVIKVPVGTQILSDEKDEVLADFTEVGQRITFLEGGLGGRGNASYKTATNRAPRQHQPGLPGEEMWVWLRLKLLADVGLVGLPNAGKSTFINAVSNAQAKVGDYAFTTLIPKLGVVRHKGREFVLADIPGLIEGAADGAGIGDRFLGHIERCRVLIHLIDIAGEDPVEAMQIVQGELEAYGAGLEDKPQLVALNKLDLADSELGAAFADELIAAGAEQVFTVSGASGAGIEPLLDAVLSYLPDRTATETKAVEVEDENDDDGEWSPI; translated from the coding sequence ATGCATTTCCTCGATCAGGCCAAAATCTATCTCAAATCTGGCGCGGGGGGACCGGGAGCGGTCTCTTTCCGGCGCGAGAAGTATGTCGAGTACGGCGGCCCTGACGGCGGCAACGGGGGCCGTGGCGGCGATATCGTGTTCGAAGCTGTGGCCGGCCTCAACACTCTGATCGACTTCCGCTACACCCAGCATTTCAAGGCCGCGCGCGGTGGCCATGGCATGGGCAAGGACCGCACCGGCGCCAGTGCCAAGCCGCTGGTGATCAAAGTGCCCGTGGGTACGCAGATTCTTTCGGATGAGAAGGACGAGGTGCTCGCCGATTTCACCGAAGTCGGCCAGCGGATCACTTTCCTCGAAGGCGGTTTGGGCGGGCGCGGAAACGCATCCTACAAGACCGCGACCAATCGCGCGCCGCGTCAGCATCAGCCGGGCCTGCCGGGTGAGGAAATGTGGGTCTGGTTGCGCCTGAAGCTGCTTGCCGATGTCGGCCTTGTCGGCCTGCCCAATGCGGGCAAATCGACCTTCATCAACGCAGTATCCAATGCCCAGGCCAAGGTTGGCGATTATGCCTTCACAACGCTGATCCCCAAGCTGGGAGTGGTGCGCCACAAGGGCCGCGAATTCGTACTCGCCGACATTCCCGGCCTGATCGAAGGCGCAGCGGATGGTGCCGGGATCGGGGACCGGTTCCTTGGCCATATCGAACGCTGCCGGGTGCTGATCCACCTGATCGACATCGCCGGGGAAGACCCGGTGGAGGCGATGCAGATCGTGCAGGGCGAACTCGAAGCCTATGGCGCGGGGCTTGAGGACAAGCCGCAACTGGTCGCTCTGAACAAGCTCGATCTTGCCGACAGCGAACTGGGCGCAGCCTTTGCCGACGAATTGATCGCGGCGGGGGCCGAGCAGGTCTTTACCGTGTCGGGCGCGAGCGGGGCTGGGATCGAACCGCTGCTGGACGCTGTGCTGTCCTATCTGCCCGATCGCACCGCGACCGAGACCAAGGCCGTCGAGGTCGAAGACGAAAACGATGACGACGGCGAATGGTCGCCGATCTGA
- the proB gene encoding glutamate 5-kinase, with protein sequence MAITAIKDIAQARRVVVKIGSALLVEAGEPAAARLSSLAEEIHALRSEGVQVIVVSSGAIALGAARLNLPKGGRASLADAQAAASVGQVALAQLWAGALERHGITAAQMLVTLGDLEERRRYLNAAATLERLLEAGAVPVVNENDSVATEEIRFGDNDRLAARVAQAANADAVLLLSDVDGLYDRPPSQPGAQLINRVEGVTPEVIAMATGDSSSGMGSGGMLSKLQAARIAERAGIMLAIINGKQESPISNAVAADRGTVFLPVRSDSARKAWLGGRLAPEGVLTVDAGCVAALADGASLLAAGLVEVEGSFQRGALVSLHGPKGERLGQGLVEYSSDECRAIAGLKQAEQEARLGYAPRAAVVHRDHMVQG encoded by the coding sequence ATGGCGATCACTGCGATAAAGGATATCGCGCAGGCAAGGCGCGTGGTGGTGAAGATCGGCAGCGCGCTGCTGGTCGAAGCGGGCGAGCCCGCGGCGGCGCGCCTGAGCTCGCTTGCCGAGGAAATCCACGCCCTGCGCAGCGAAGGCGTGCAGGTGATTGTCGTCAGTTCAGGCGCGATCGCTTTGGGCGCAGCCCGGCTGAACTTGCCCAAAGGCGGGCGTGCGAGCCTTGCCGATGCGCAGGCCGCGGCTTCGGTGGGGCAGGTGGCGCTGGCGCAATTGTGGGCCGGGGCACTTGAGCGTCATGGGATCACGGCGGCGCAGATGCTGGTGACGCTCGGTGATCTTGAGGAGAGGCGGCGGTACCTAAACGCGGCGGCCACGCTAGAGCGACTGCTGGAGGCGGGCGCTGTGCCTGTGGTGAACGAGAACGACAGCGTCGCCACCGAGGAAATCCGGTTCGGCGACAATGACAGGTTAGCCGCGCGCGTGGCGCAGGCGGCGAATGCCGATGCCGTGCTGCTGCTGTCTGATGTCGACGGGCTGTATGATCGCCCACCCAGCCAGCCGGGTGCGCAACTGATCAATCGGGTCGAAGGGGTGACGCCGGAAGTCATCGCCATGGCGACCGGCGATTCCTCCTCGGGCATGGGATCGGGCGGGATGCTGTCAAAGCTGCAGGCTGCGCGCATTGCCGAGCGCGCCGGGATCATGCTGGCTATCATCAATGGCAAGCAGGAATCGCCGATCTCGAACGCGGTTGCGGCGGATCGCGGCACGGTTTTCCTGCCCGTTCGCAGCGACAGCGCGCGCAAGGCATGGCTGGGCGGGCGGCTCGCGCCTGAGGGCGTGCTGACCGTCGATGCGGGATGCGTCGCCGCGCTGGCCGATGGGGCAAGTCTGCTTGCTGCCGGGCTGGTCGAAGTGGAAGGCAGTTTCCAGCGAGGCGCGCTGGTGAGCCTGCACGGGCCGAAGGGAGAGCGGCTGGGGCAGGGGCTGGTCGAATATTCGTCAGACGAATGCCGCGCGATTGCCGGGCTGAAGCAGGCGGAGCAGGAAGCGCGGCTGGGATATGCCCCGCGTGCCGCCGTCGTCCACCGCGATCATATGGTGCAGGGGTAG
- a CDS encoding NAD-dependent epimerase/dehydratase family protein, which translates to MAKLFTLAITGATGFVGSAVIDASGDYDVRALTRRDQPVRDGVIWVQGTLNDTQALASLCEGADAVIHIAGLTNTPDIAEFEVANVTGTANLIAAAKAAKVKRLVFVSSLSAREPQLSAYGASKAKAEELVQASHLDWTIVRPPAVYGPRDVDMFELFRSAKMGIVPLPPRGATSIIHVDDLAVLLLALAEQRGMNRIFEPDDGREGGWSHQELAQAIGRAVGKRRVFAPHLPKGVLNIAASADRLLRGDKAKLTADRVGYMCHPNWVVRSDRRPQAGFWQPQISGEDGLKATADWYTREGWL; encoded by the coding sequence ATGGCCAAGCTCTTCACCTTAGCGATCACCGGGGCGACCGGCTTTGTCGGCTCGGCAGTGATCGACGCTTCCGGTGATTACGACGTGCGCGCGTTGACCCGGCGCGACCAGCCGGTTCGCGATGGTGTGATATGGGTGCAGGGGACACTCAACGACACGCAAGCACTCGCGTCCCTATGCGAAGGGGCCGATGCGGTGATCCATATCGCCGGGCTAACCAACACCCCCGACATTGCCGAATTCGAAGTGGCGAATGTGACGGGTACTGCCAATTTGATCGCCGCAGCCAAGGCAGCCAAGGTGAAACGGCTGGTCTTCGTCTCGTCGCTTTCGGCCCGCGAGCCGCAGCTTTCCGCTTATGGCGCGTCCAAGGCAAAGGCTGAGGAACTGGTGCAGGCGAGCCATCTCGACTGGACGATCGTTCGCCCCCCGGCGGTTTACGGCCCGCGCGATGTCGACATGTTCGAACTGTTTCGTTCGGCGAAGATGGGGATTGTCCCGCTCCCGCCGCGCGGCGCGACTTCGATCATCCATGTTGACGATCTCGCCGTGCTGCTGCTGGCCCTGGCCGAGCAGCGGGGCATGAACCGGATTTTCGAACCCGATGACGGGCGTGAAGGCGGATGGTCGCATCAGGAACTGGCGCAGGCAATCGGGCGAGCGGTGGGCAAGCGCCGCGTCTTCGCTCCGCACCTGCCCAAGGGTGTGTTGAACATCGCCGCGAGCGCCGACAGGCTGCTGCGCGGGGACAAGGCCAAGCTTACCGCCGACCGCGTGGGTTACATGTGCCACCCCAACTGGGTCGTGCGATCAGACCGTCGCCCACAAGCCGGATTCTGGCAGCCGCAGATCAGCGGCGAGGATGGGCTGAAGGCGACGGCAGATTGGTATACCCGCGAGGGCTGGCTTTAG
- a CDS encoding phosphoadenylyl-sulfate reductase has protein sequence MNEVRKIDRLDASPRFTEHDAVRLNRMFRGSSTQEWLEAVIKDNLAGDIAIVSSFGAESAVLLHLVAQVDPNIPVLFLDTGKHFAETLEYRDLLVERIGLTNLQILSPNADDLARQDETGLRWSYDPDGCCEIRKVKPLARALENFDASVTGRKSFQSSTRANLPRFELDTSDAQGRLKINPLIDWSAQDIAAYFEEHDLPRHPLVARGFPSIGCEPCTHKVAPGEDPRSGRWKGWDKTECGIHKPGEEPFL, from the coding sequence ATGAACGAAGTGCGCAAGATCGACCGGCTCGACGCCTCGCCCCGCTTTACCGAGCATGACGCCGTGCGGCTCAACCGGATGTTTCGCGGTTCCTCGACGCAGGAATGGCTCGAAGCGGTGATCAAGGACAATCTGGCGGGCGACATCGCCATCGTTTCCAGCTTTGGCGCGGAAAGCGCGGTGCTGCTGCATCTGGTGGCGCAGGTCGACCCGAACATCCCGGTGCTGTTCCTCGACACGGGCAAGCATTTTGCCGAGACGCTGGAATATCGCGATCTGCTGGTGGAGCGGATCGGCCTCACCAATCTGCAAATCCTCAGCCCCAACGCTGACGATCTGGCACGGCAGGACGAAACCGGCCTCAGGTGGTCCTACGATCCCGATGGCTGCTGCGAAATCCGCAAGGTCAAGCCGCTGGCAAGGGCGCTGGAGAATTTCGACGCGAGCGTCACCGGCCGCAAAAGCTTCCAGTCATCAACCCGCGCCAATCTGCCCCGGTTCGAACTGGACACGTCGGATGCGCAAGGGCGGCTAAAGATCAATCCGCTGATCGATTGGAGCGCGCAGGATATCGCAGCCTATTTCGAGGAGCATGACCTGCCCCGGCATCCGCTCGTGGCGCGCGGTTTCCCCTCAATCGGTTGCGAGCCCTGCACCCACAAGGTCGCACCGGGCGAAGACCCGCGTTCTGGCCGCTGGAAAGGCTGGGACAAGACCGAATGCGGCATTCACAAGCCGGGCGAGGAACCGTTCCTCTAG
- a CDS encoding DUF934 domain-containing protein has protein sequence MAEDLGKSPDEVQFRFRNDEPVDHGTVTVDACCDQTNATAVRIEPGDDARALLPYLDRLALVEINFPSFADGRGYSAARILREAGYAGELRAVGDVLIDQLSHMRRCGFDAFAPDKPLDPEDARRAFATWENVYQRTTDGRRTIVQLRHGAGE, from the coding sequence ATGGCTGAAGACCTCGGCAAAAGCCCCGATGAGGTGCAATTCCGTTTCCGCAATGACGAGCCGGTGGATCACGGCACCGTCACCGTCGATGCCTGCTGCGATCAGACCAACGCCACCGCCGTGCGGATCGAGCCGGGCGACGATGCACGTGCGCTGCTGCCCTATCTTGATCGGCTGGCGCTGGTGGAAATCAACTTTCCAAGCTTTGCCGACGGGCGCGGCTATTCTGCTGCCCGCATCCTGCGCGAAGCGGGCTACGCCGGCGAATTGCGCGCGGTCGGCGATGTTCTGATCGATCAGCTTTCGCACATGCGCCGTTGCGGGTTCGATGCCTTCGCGCCGGACAAGCCGCTTGATCCCGAAGACGCACGCCGCGCCTTTGCCACATGGGAAAACGTCTATCAGCGCACCACCGATGGCCGCCGGACAATAGTGCAATTGCGCCATGGAGCAGGCGAATGA
- a CDS encoding nitrite/sulfite reductase encodes MYRYDQYDQAMVDARVAEFRDQARRRLEGKLTEDQFKPLRLMNGLYLQLHAYMLRVAIPYGTLNSAQMTALGDIADKYDRGYGHFTTRQNLQYNWIRLEDAADILADLAKVEMHAIQTSGNCIRNISSDHFAGAAHDELVDPRPYAELLRQWSSFHPEFTYLPRKFKIAVIASEKDRAAMRLHDIGIQIVEQQGEIGARFFVGGGMGRTPMIAPMIRDFVPLDQLITYAEACLRVYNRYGRRDNKYKARIKILVHELGAEEYTRQVEEEFAHMLLQGVEPPREELERIKPFFADPPFEEGPKQVDRSDPDFALWVDRNTHRHKHDSYVSAVISLKPVGGIPGDATGEQMRLIASLAKRYSFDELRVMHTQNIVLPHVRIADLHALWAALDEAGLGAPNMDTVEDIIACPGLDYCSLANARSIPLAQRISERFDASGKTGQLGELKVKISGCINACGHHHAGHIGILGVDKKGVENYQLSLGGSEAEDVSLAKITGPGFTEDGVIEAVEKVTDLYLAQRQDGERFLDTYRRIGMEPFKEALYG; translated from the coding sequence ATGTACCGTTATGACCAATACGATCAGGCGATGGTCGATGCCCGCGTGGCGGAATTCCGCGATCAGGCGCGTCGCCGGCTCGAAGGCAAGCTGACCGAAGACCAGTTCAAGCCCTTGCGGTTGATGAACGGGCTTTATCTGCAGCTCCACGCCTACATGCTGCGCGTCGCAATCCCCTATGGCACGCTGAATTCGGCGCAAATGACGGCGCTGGGCGATATCGCGGACAAGTATGATCGCGGATACGGCCACTTCACCACGCGCCAGAATCTGCAATACAACTGGATCAGGCTTGAAGACGCCGCCGACATCCTGGCCGATTTGGCCAAGGTCGAAATGCACGCGATCCAGACCAGCGGGAACTGCATCCGCAACATCTCGTCCGATCATTTCGCAGGCGCCGCGCACGACGAACTGGTAGACCCGCGCCCCTATGCCGAATTGCTGCGGCAATGGTCGAGCTTCCACCCGGAATTCACCTATCTGCCGCGTAAGTTCAAGATCGCGGTAATCGCGAGCGAGAAAGACCGTGCCGCCATGCGGCTGCACGACATCGGCATCCAGATCGTTGAACAGCAGGGCGAGATCGGCGCGCGCTTCTTCGTCGGCGGCGGCATGGGCCGCACCCCTATGATCGCGCCGATGATCCGCGATTTCGTGCCGCTCGATCAGCTGATCACCTATGCCGAGGCGTGCCTTCGCGTCTACAACCGCTATGGCCGCCGCGACAACAAGTACAAGGCGCGGATCAAGATCCTCGTCCATGAACTGGGGGCGGAGGAATACACCCGCCAGGTCGAGGAAGAATTCGCGCATATGCTCCTGCAAGGCGTGGAGCCCCCGCGCGAGGAACTGGAACGGATCAAGCCGTTCTTTGCCGATCCTCCGTTCGAAGAAGGCCCAAAGCAGGTGGACCGTTCCGACCCGGATTTCGCCCTGTGGGTCGATCGCAACACCCATCGGCACAAGCACGACAGCTATGTCAGCGCGGTGATTTCGCTGAAGCCGGTTGGCGGTATTCCTGGCGACGCGACCGGCGAACAGATGCGCCTCATCGCCAGCCTCGCCAAGCGATACAGCTTTGACGAATTGCGGGTGATGCACACGCAAAACATCGTCCTGCCGCATGTCCGCATCGCCGATCTCCACGCGCTGTGGGCCGCGCTGGACGAGGCAGGCCTTGGCGCACCCAATATGGACACGGTGGAGGATATCATCGCCTGCCCCGGCCTTGATTATTGCAGCCTTGCAAATGCCCGTTCGATCCCGCTGGCACAGCGTATCAGTGAACGGTTCGATGCCAGCGGTAAGACTGGGCAACTGGGCGAGCTGAAGGTGAAGATTTCGGGCTGCATCAACGCCTGCGGGCACCATCACGCGGGCCATATCGGCATCCTTGGCGTCGACAAGAAGGGCGTCGAAAACTACCAGCTTTCGCTCGGCGGATCGGAGGCAGAGGACGTCAGCCTAGCCAAGATCACCGGCCCCGGCTTCACCGAAGACGGCGTGATCGAAGCGGTCGAGAAAGTGACCGACCTCTATCTCGCGCAACGTCAGGATGGGGAGCGTTTCCTCGACACCTATCGCCGCATCGGCATGGAGCCGTTCAAGGAGGCGCTGTATGGCTGA
- a CDS encoding DUF2849 domain-containing protein: MKILTGNDLKSGAVVWWDGENWSLYVDDAVDVGEHAAEIIAREEALRRVNVPYAIDAAHDEDGKVRPAHIKDRIRALGPTVRPDLTLKPQSPEAIDWVI, from the coding sequence ATGAAGATACTCACCGGAAATGATCTCAAGTCCGGCGCGGTCGTCTGGTGGGACGGCGAAAACTGGTCGCTCTATGTCGATGATGCCGTCGATGTGGGCGAGCACGCAGCGGAAATCATCGCCCGCGAGGAGGCGCTGCGCCGCGTCAACGTGCCCTACGCGATTGATGCCGCGCATGACGAAGACGGCAAGGTGCGCCCGGCCCATATCAAGGACCGCATCCGCGCGCTTGGCCCGACAGTCCGGCCCGACCTCACGCTGAAGCCGCAATCCCCCGAAGCGATCGACTGGGTGATCTGA